The window GTCAACTTCAAATCTCAAAAACTGTCATGATGTAATTGGGACAAAAAACTGACAACGAGCTTGCCAGTGATACAGGGATGAGAAAGTCAGGATTAGAACTCAGAGCTTGCAACCAGAGTAGTGATGACAGTGAGGACACACATTTAATAAAGAGTAATAACAGTAGCCTTTCAGCCTATATGGTTTACTTTGTAAACAGCACAGAGGATTATACAATGTGCCACAGTGACAGCGAATGCAAGtcattatattaattttgtttatcaTTTTCAGAGTCACAGCTGTTCAGTGAAAGAGTTGCCCTATAGCTGAACACAAGCTGTATTTTGCATTGACTATGTCCTGACCTCTTTACAGTGACTAGGTTTTTTCCCCTGAAACTAGATTAATAACACAAAGCCTATATATTTCTGAAAACTAATTATGATTGAGCTCTTCACATGTAGTGCCATAGTATTTGATAGCAAGGATAGCctggacaatatactgtatactgtaacatcTTAAACTGGTTAaattctttatatactgtaaatacaaaatcTGTCAATGTTGCAACAACTAACAGCAGCAACTAACAACAGCTCATACCTGACTTCTACTTCAGAGCTAAAAATGTCTTAAATATCGCTGATATTCTTGAGATAATGTCCAAGAAATGTAGCATTTGGAATTTACTTCAGATCCATATTTACTTGcactgaggaaaagacagtggtTCCATTGTCAATATACAAAGAACATGACATTGCTTAGTTATATGGTACCTGTAAGGTTTAGCAGATTGAGTAACTGTAGTGGTATTTACAAACCTAGTCAATATTATAGTTAATTATGTTGACACTGAAGATATCTTTATGAAGTGGAGTAATGGATAAAATGCTACTTCCAAGTCCCTTTTTACCATATGTCTTCTTTTCAGTCTTGTCTTTGAGACACTGGACGCTAACCTAACCCTGTATTAAGCTCTACTCTGTTCTTCAAGCCTCAGTGCAGAACTTAGTCACCTTCACTGCAGGACCTTGTAGTTCTAAAAGTTCCCTTTTCACTTCACTACAACTTGAAAGGAAGCCACACGTACAAATTCCACTCAAACCAATGAAACAAATTAGGTATTAAGCTAATCCTCTAATACCACATCAACCCAGATTGCCTTGAGTGAAGAAGACAACTTCCTTCGTCACATAACACATGCTAAATTAGCCCATGCCTGTAGTTCATCATATGATTGCATCATCCTAATTAGTCCTATTTAACCTGTTTCCAAATGTTTTCAAGAGGTACAAATGCCTGTACATAACAACtttccaattttgttttttatcattCACTCAAGACCTTTTGATGTTTGATATGACATTTAGCTACAGATTTAACATATGATAGTAGACATGCTTGCTCTCCAGAGGACAGGTAGGGCTAGTATTATCTTTTCTCATTtcttacaaacaaaaacaaaaagctgaTTATCAGTGCTGTAGTTTCTTCAGATGAATAGGATCACGTATAAAATGTAGAGACTTAATATGACTGAATGATAAGGAACAGAGAATTTATTATGAGGTGACATTTAAGATGaacctgaaagaaaaacttGGATTGTAGAAGCTGCATTAGAGATCTCAAGCGAAAACATGACGGTAGGCGGCACATTGTTTGAAGTGTTGCAATAAACTGAATGGAGCTCTTTACTAAAGGGGGATGCAACTGTTGAGGAAAACAAAAGCGAACAAAAAATGAACAATCAAACAAGAGGTTTCCGTCTTCCCACACTCAGTGCAGCTTGGGCTTGTATTAAAACCCCTTCATCTCTTTCATCATTTGCAGATCATTCTGCAAAAATGTCAGGCCACAGTGTGGAGGAAGACTTAGAGGAACTGCCTGCAACAAACACAGGTAAAGAGAGGTCTGAAGAAGCCAAGTGCCAATGAGACAGATTAAAGAGTAGGTTAGATTCAGAAACGAGTAAAAGATCCTGTGCTGCTCCCTATATAGCGAATAAATCTCAGAAGTTTAACCACAAGGAAAAAATTGACCTCATGCATCTTAGCAATTTATTGACATCTGCAAGGATTGCACTGGGCTTTCCTTACATTGGAAATCACCAGTTGTTTCTGGCTGGCCTCATAGTCACAACGCCCACACAGCAGGTTTAGGAATGAGGAATTGTAGACAATCTTTTCTGACACGCCTGTCTTTAGACACTTAAAAAACTCCATGATACCTTACAGCTAGGGTTGACTGCAGGAGCCTAGAGGAGCTTGATGAGTCACAGGAGTGATAGATTCACCCTAGGGATCCTGGATATACCCACACAGTGCTCTGTGAATGGCTGATCCAGACTCTGGCCAGTGATGCGCAAGTAATGCTGTTCAACATGTGCTCTGAGTGAGCACCTGTGCTGGCAGAGACACTTGGGAGTCCTGTACCGCTCTGTTTTTTAAATCCCACCAAAAAAGCTTCTCGTCACCTTGAGGTaaaatataagataagataactttATTGCCCATATACAATTTGTATCAGGAAttagtctttttgcataccccagcttgctctgtCACTGTGGCCAAACTAGTTCTGCTACACTGGGtcagccatttactgtatacagtgcccctggagaagttggggttaaggaccttgctcaggggcccaatggagaaggatttctctgccggccgcaggatacgaACTGGCAGCCCTCCAGCCATTGGtgtagatccttagccacagagccgccACACCGCCCTATTCCAAAGCAACTGCTTCCATTTCACCACGCTTTTCAAATTAACACcaataatttaaatacatttgatttttcTAGTGGCTAGTTCAATATGTGGAACAACATTCTTCATAAAttacaaattattattaaaaaaaatacagtaatataaacGTAAAGTTTGATATACACATACTGGATACATACTGGATAGAATTTATAGGCAGCAAAATTCTGCCTATTCTGCCGACGTTTAAACAATATTTCAAGTAACTGTCAAGTAGATTGGAGgactctgcatttttttttgtcgGGAATCAACTTGAAATGACAAGACATGCAAACTAACAGACTTTTTccgaaaataattaataaagtaaCTTCAAGGTATACTTGGAAAATGGAGGTCATAGCCTGCGGGGCTGACTTCAATTTAGTTTCACCATATCaccatttctgtatttttattgttaattcAGAAAGAACTCCTCTGCGTTAATAATATTTGGACGTCACTCCAATTCACTGCAAGTATTCATACAGAACAGGGCCTCTGTGTATTGTTGACTTGTTTTGTCTGTGGATTTGATCTGGGGGATTAACAGTCTATGTGGAATAATATTTATAGGACCCAAGGGAGTGATCAATGACTGGAGGAAGTTCAAATTGGAGAGCGAGGATCAGGAGTCCATCCCCCCCAGCAAGCGCGAGCTCCTCCGGCAGATGTCTTCTCCCTACAAGCCCAACCGGGAAGAGGAAGCTCGGGAGAAACTGAACCGCAAGGTTGGAGattacaaatacaaacacatGTGGAACGGAGTATACCATAGCTTGCTAAGCAGCAGAAAAGATCTCCTATCATGCACTCTGCTGATTGAAAGAAAAAGTATGACagaaaaattgcattttgggataaaaacccaaataaaacCCGGTTCTTACATGGAAAGGTGCACACACGGTAATTTTACAAAGCCTTGGATACTTCAAGTGCTTTTTATTAGTCAGTATTCAATGGGGCTTTTGTTAAGTGCACTTAAGCCTCAAATGTTTGTTAAATCCTATTTAAATTGACAGTGAACCCAACTGCAATCCTCCACACATCCATAATAGGTATAGGTCTGCTATTAGAAAAACAATTATGACTAATAAAGCTCTTGAAATTCATATTCCCAATGACTGAATCCTTTCATTAAACAGGATTAATATAATACAGGGCCATCATGTTAGCTTCACAGTGAAAGAGGGTAATCCAATTATGTGGAGGTGGTTTCCTGTGGTCCCGTTTTGCTCCAAACATATTTaattggtacatactgtatctatgtgTAACACTGCAGTGTGTTCTTTCGGTGTACATGTCTGAACTTCAAATGAGTTACATGTTAAGGTATTGCATACGTTGAGACAAATCATGTTCTAGAGCTGAGAAGAGGATCAGAGACGCAAGTCTCATTTCTTTCAATATATGTGCCGTGATCATCTTAAACATGAAAGGGCCAGACTTTCTCACTCCGCCTTTGCAGGACCTTTAGGCCACTGTTAACCTCTCCTCCACAGATGAGCGTGCAGGAGTACGAGCTGATCCAGGATGAGGATGAAAGCTGCCTCCGCAAGTATCGCAAGCAGTGCATGCAAGAGATGCATCAGCGCCTGAGCTTCGGCCCCAGGTTTGGTTCCCTGTATGAGCTGGAGAGCGGAGAGCAGTTCCTGGAGACCATTGAGAAGGAGCACAGGCTAACGGTGGTGGTGGTGCACATCTATGAAGACAAAGTCAAAGGCTGTGATGCTTTGAACAATTGCCTTTCCTGCCTGGCTGCAGAATACCCTACCGTCAGGTTCTGCAAGATCAAAGCCTCCAACACTGGGGCAGGTGATCGCTTCTCAGACAGTGTGCTGCCCACCATGCTGGTGTACAAGGCAGGAGAGCTTCTGGGCAATTTCCTGTGCATCACAAAGCATCTGAATGAGGAGTTTTATGCAGTAGATGTGGAGTCTTTCTTGAATGAGTATGGCTTGTTACCGGAGAAGGAGTTTGGAGCCTGTCAGAATTACGAAGACGAAGCAGATGTCGAATGAATTTCAGATTGCAGGGGAATGCAGAGAGAATAAGTTCAATTATTCTTCTAAGTAGTGTTTTCCAGTACGGCATCTCAACTCTTCTTAAGGCAATTTCTATAAAAGATCAAGTGCTGCCCTGAAACCTGTGTAGTCTGTCCTCAGGGCCTTTTTCCTTAATATTTCCTAAGACCTACCACACATTGCCACATCCAGACcattgaaaaagtaaaaaaaatcaaatattttagcTTCTTGGTCACTCTAacttacagtaagtctaaatATATAGACACTAAACATGCACACAAATATGAAACTGTAAATCTAAGCATCTAAGCAGAAGGtggctatgtacagtattgtaagTCATGTCAAGAGAAAGTGAACTGTACAAACATTCAGAAGCAAATGCCctttattaagaaaataatcgATTAGTTAAATTTTATAAACTCAGAATGTATTGCAGAATGTAAAGCCCTTCgtaattacttttgttttttaaagttgtttcaCTTTTCTGCTGTAAAGTTCCTTTTTCCCCCATTGATGATTAAAGGTTTCACAGAACTTTTGAGTATGTTTTGGTGTAATAATGGAGTTCTCCTTTCCTCCAGGCATTTCTCAGAAGAAATGTTTTCCAACAGCTGGTTGtgtattctaaaaatgtttgaCACATCTCCTTCCTCCTCATCGGATTTCCTCAATATGACATTGTCGGAAGAGAACGTGACCCTTTaccaaaagaaaaactgaaagagcAGGCTACCTGCCATGAAttcaagaaacaaaacagataGCTTCTTAAAAATCAACCTATCAGCCCTGTGATATTCATGTTgcttaaaatttattttcttaacttAATCATTATATGATAAAAGATTACGTCTTacgcttgctgcttcagaccaAATTGCAATGAAGTAAAATGAAcattaattttacttttatagGAAAACTACTTATAAAAGGTAATCTCCCTATAAATGTATACTAGAtacaagaaacaccctgggatttttaatgaccacagagagtcagaacctcagaTGTATGTCTCATCCCTGCCCTTTAAACTAAGCTATgaacaaaatactgaaaataattttaatgaagacttacattttataaatttaactaaaatataatttatatatataaagaaaatggacattttgtaattaaaaccTTTGGTTTCAGAATCTTTAATCTGTCATCTTTCACTCTGGAAAATAAACTGAGAAGGGAGAGAACAAACCTCACATTTTAAGTTccattttccaaaacaaatgAGTGATCTTTTGAAGTTCTGCtgtttataattatataatgttaataTTCTATCACATGTTCACATATATATGTCTCATTTAAAATTAGCcatataaataaaatgatgaCAGACTTATTGTCAATCTGGTTTCAAGAACATGACTGCACTAGCTGATACCCTGAACTGGGTGTGACTGAAAAGTGACTTTGAACAAGTCAATTCCTGTTTATAAAATAATGGAGTATTAAAGCAAATAAAGATTTCATTATTAAAATCATATCTGATTTATTTCCTGCATGACATTCAAGAAGCTGTCAGATTTacataaaaaaactgacaatggccacaattgtatctattaaaattttttctttgtaaacatttccaaaataaggagtgaaaaataactatTCAGGGTCTGTAGGCATATTTTTATGCAATAGTGACATTATTGGTTTTAGTACAGAAAGATTTATCTTAAATGATGGATTACAATGTCAGTGGTGTTGACAAGCTCCAGACTAAGAATTTTTTCTCACGGCTATAAAATATCCATTACATTCGTGTCACCTAATGTGAATGCACTTCAAATTAATGTAGAATTTATGGTATTTCACagcatacacatttttttaaccaGAAACTCACAGTCAAATATGTTTATTCATTATTCTATAAAGGAAGCCTCATACCATCACTAGTCCCAAAAATATTCCAGTTCCAGGCACAAAAACAGGGTTATCAATTTTCCATGTCTAACAAGTTTGTTCACTGccagaacttttttttaaatgtgactttAATTTTCAGATTATTGCAAATATAATTTGCAAATACATATTCCAAATGAGCACTGGTTTGATACATAGGCCTGCTACAAAACAACATTGAATATTTAAGATATCGTCCCTCCTTTCTTAAAAAAGAATGATTTATGACACtgaattaaatacaatattttaa is drawn from Lepisosteus oculatus isolate fLepOcu1 chromosome 9, fLepOcu1.hap2, whole genome shotgun sequence and contains these coding sequences:
- the pdcb gene encoding phosducin b, whose translation is MSGHSVEEDLEELPATNTGPKGVINDWRKFKLESEDQESIPPSKRELLRQMSSPYKPNREEEAREKLNRKMSVQEYELIQDEDESCLRKYRKQCMQEMHQRLSFGPRFGSLYELESGEQFLETIEKEHRLTVVVVHIYEDKVKGCDALNNCLSCLAAEYPTVRFCKIKASNTGAGDRFSDSVLPTMLVYKAGELLGNFLCITKHLNEEFYAVDVESFLNEYGLLPEKEFGACQNYEDEADVE